Proteins found in one Micropterus dolomieu isolate WLL.071019.BEF.003 ecotype Adirondacks unplaced genomic scaffold, ASM2129224v1 contig_14603, whole genome shotgun sequence genomic segment:
- the LOC123966943 gene encoding protein Daple-like, which translates to MRLQNYSIQEEIQKLKEKRRNLTALDETYDTLKAEKEAISQQNDDLRQEIREISKDLRYEKALREMNEQMEVSKVTISQQNAALKEQRQQLYKDYEDQKIFGVMCREKLHNMEFMCKENEEYQKDVEDLTSSIQNRKAMKDKYKALKAEEKVVSAKQNELLKTLATLHSKFRGMKEYEGKCGPLRAQIGALRQRNDELHQEIQQCSEEIENKTVTKAICDSLKGEKKNLTHRNKILKKEIQEVEKRLVKEQALVDRNDVMKEENEALIQQNHTLQLEVEELYGRLQSEKILEVLYKSLTTEKDATSRRNDVLQREVQKLKEKLNSERALESARNAMKAEKQKVDREHAALQQEIQDLNSS; encoded by the coding sequence ATGAGGCTACAAAATTACAGCATACAAGAGGAAATCCAGAAGCTCAAAGAAAAGCGTAGAAATTTAACTGCTCTGGATGAAACGTATGACACACTGAAAGCAGAGAAAGAGGCGATAAGCCAGCAAAATGACGACCTGAGACAAGAGATTCGGGAGATATCCAAAGATCTCCGATATGAAAAGGCTCTGCGGGAAATGAATGAGCAAATGGAAGTTTCCAAAGTGACCATCAGCCAGCAGAACGCAGCGCTGAAAGAACAACGCCAGCAGCTCTACAAAGATTATGAAGATCAAAAGATTTTCGGTGTCATGTGTAGGGAGAAGTTGCACAACATGGAATTTATGtgcaaagaaaatgaagaataCCAAAAAGACGTTGAGGACCTTACCAGTAGCATCCAGAACAGAAAAGCCatgaaagacaaatataaagccctgaaagcagaagaaaaagttgtctctgcaaaacaaaatgagcTTCTTAAAACACTTGCAACGCTCCACTCAAAGTTTCGAGGTATGAAAGAATATGAAGGCAAGTGTGGTCCGCTGAGAGCGCAGATAGGAGCCTTAAGACAACGCAACGATGAACTCCATCAAGAAATCCAACAGTGCAGTGAGGAGatagaaaacaaaactgttaCAAAGGCAATTTGTGACTCactgaaaggagagaaaaagaatctAACGCacagaaataaaatcctgaaaaaagaaattcagGAGGTGGAGAAAAGGCTTGTAAAGGAACAAGCTTTGGTAGACAGGAATGATGTCATGAAAGAAGAAAACGAAGCCTTGATCCAACAAAACCACACATTACAGCTGGAGGTTGAAGAGCTCTACGGCAGactgcaaagtgaaaaaatacTGGAGGTCCTGTACAAATCGCTGACAACGGAAAAAGATGCCACGAGTCGAAGAAATGATGTACTTCAACGAGAGGTCCAGAAGCTCAAAGAAAAGCTGAACAGTGAAAGAGCTTTAGAAAGTGCACGCAATGCAATGAAGGCTGAGAAACAGAAGGTCGACCGAGAGCACGCAGCCCTGCAGCAAGAAATTCAAGACCTGAACAGCTCCTGA